A single genomic interval of Lathyrus oleraceus cultivar Zhongwan6 chromosome 7, CAAS_Psat_ZW6_1.0, whole genome shotgun sequence harbors:
- the LOC127102283 gene encoding uncharacterized protein LOC127102283 — MYLKAKDYDEPLPNEGLDLESRWSLIFGGAFNAYGNGIGAVIVTPQGSHIPFTARLTFTCIYNVAEYEVCIMSLEEAIDLRIEILDVYGDSYLVINQIKGEWETRHPGLIPYKDYVRRLSSFFNLIEFHHIPREENQIADALETLSSIIIVNQWNDVPIIIVMRLDRLDHMFAAEEVIDDKPWYHDIKCFIQRQEYPPRASNKDKKTLRRSAMKAKFMVIRFMCLQLFTMLSPLLGFSLCGELT; from the exons ATGTACTTAAAAGcgaaagattatgatgaaccgTTGCCAAATGAAGGGCTAGATCTAGAATCCCGTTGGAGCTTGATATTTGGTGGAGCTTTTAATGCttatggaaatggaattggggcagtcATTGTCACTCCTCAAGGTTCTCATATTCCATTTACCGCAAGATTGACATTCACTTGTATTTACAACGTGGCAGAGTATGAAGTGTGCATTATGAGTCTTGAAGAGGCTATTGACTTGAGAATCGAGATTTTggatgtatatggagattcatATTTGGTGAttaatcagatcaaaggagagTGGGAAACTCGTCATCCTGGTttgattccttacaaagattatgtGAGGAGGCTGTCATCTTTCTTCAACCTAATTGaatttcatcatatacctcgtgagGAGAATCAGATAGCAGATGCTTTGGAAACTTTATCCTCCATAATTATTGTGAATCAGTGGAATGATGTGCCCATAATAATTGTCATGCGCCTTGACAGACTTGATCATATGTTTGCTGCAGAAGAGGTCATTGATGACAAACCATGGTATCATGATATTAAATGCTTTATTCAAAGACAAGAGTACCCACCTAGGGCATCgaacaaagataagaagactcttAGAAG aagtgccatgAAAGCCAAGTTTATGgtgataagattcatgtgcctccaACTCTTCACAATGTTATCTCCTCTACTTGGCttttctctatgtggggaattgacatga